A genome region from Chlorobaculum tepidum TLS includes the following:
- the cas2 gene encoding CRISPR-associated endonuclease Cas2, with protein MLVLVTYDVNTETPAGRRRLRRIAKTCQNYGQRVQFSVFECNVDPAQWVKLRSKLLNEMDPKLDSLRFYFLGSNWQGRVEHEGAKEPRDLEGTLIL; from the coding sequence ATGCTGGTTCTTGTTACCTATGATGTGAACACCGAAACACCTGCGGGCCGGAGACGACTGCGCAGAATCGCCAAGACCTGCCAGAATTACGGCCAGCGCGTGCAGTTTTCCGTGTTTGAATGCAACGTCGATCCGGCCCAGTGGGTTAAATTGAGGTCGAAACTGCTCAATGAGATGGACCCGAAACTCGATAGCTTGCGGTTTTACTTTCTCGGCTCGAACTGGCAGGGCAGGGTAGAGCACGAAGGCGCAAAAGAGCCTCGTGATCTCGAAGGAACGCTGATTTTATAA